A DNA window from Malus domestica chromosome 12, GDT2T_hap1 contains the following coding sequences:
- the LOC139190135 gene encoding uncharacterized protein: MEGSSNSHSRNRKTREMPLRQVVLALAAPSALPPPHLRSATTKRAGTIEKPREVVLNMCAPNAPPSPLQTTTKRAGTRDKEEEVAFTLSLPNAPPPQLNITTAATNDGTKSDYSLRQKRKQEERAAAPDPTEFSSDDDYTPPVTNGRKQKEVEIAHEIIKDQKNQEKLVGENIVIKKEIGSSFSCGEKVKKSSSTSSTAGKKETKRKEKKKKETKKKTTEVVDVLYDIPGEIPDLDLLEKKYHIHGLSYTFFDGIPED; encoded by the exons ATGGAGGGATCAAGCAACTCCCACTCGAGAAACCGAAAAACGAGAGAGATGCCGCTGAGACAAGTGGTGCTTGCTCTCGCGGCTCCCAGTGCCCTTCCTCCGCCGCATCTCCGCTCCGCCACCACCAAAAGGGCAG GCACGATAGAGAAGCCGAGAGAAGTAGTGCTTAATATGTGCGCTCCCAACGCCCCTCCATCGCCTCTCCAGACCACCACCAAAAGGGCAGGCACGAGAGATAAGGAGGAAGAAGTAGCATTTACTCTCTCCCTTCCCAACGCCCCTCCACCGCAGCTCAACATCACCACCGCTGCCACCAACGACGGCACGAAAAGTGACTACAGCCTTCGAcagaagagaaaacaagaagaGAGAGCAGCAGCGCCGGATCCCACGGAGTTTTCGAGCGATGATGATTATACTCCACCAGTTACTAATGGTCGTAAACAAAAAGAAGTTGAGATCGCCCACGAGATAATAAAAGATCAGAAAAACCAGGAGAAACTTGTTGGTGAGAATATTGTTATCAAGAAAGAAATTGGCTCGTCGTTTTCTTGTGGTGAAAAGGTAAAAAAATCATCGTCGACTTCTTCAACAGCAGGTAAAAAGGAGACgaagaggaaggagaagaagaaaaaggagacgaagaagaagacgacgGAGGTGGTTGATGTTTTGTATGACATTCCTGGGGAGATTCCCGATCTGGATTTACTGGAGAAAAAGTATCATATTCATGGGCTTTCGTATACGTTCTTTGATGGAATTCCCGAAGACTGA